The Microcoleus sp. FACHB-68 genome contains the following window.
GGTAACTTCTGAAATTGGCAAATTAGTCACTCAAACATTTGATGCAGGACGTCAGGTGGATCAACTGGCGAATCGGTTTAAACGGCGGGTTCAAGAACTCACCGAATCTGCGAGACAAGGTGCGACTGTGGCAAAATCCTTAGTTCAAAAAATTGAACGAGCAGAAGGGGCACTTTCAGAATTAGAAGAACTGGTTAAACATCCAAATTCTTATATTACTTCAGCCACTCCAGAAAAGGGCATCATTGAAGAAATAACAGAAGCGCAGTCTTTAATGCAAAAAATTGAGCAAGCCGAAGGAGCGTTAACCGAAATAGAAGACGTGGTAAAACAGCAGGAGCTTTTACGCTTAATTCAAAAAATTGACGGAGTTTTGAGCCGGCATCGTCAAAAGTTACTTCAGTAACCGAATAAAACTTTTGTTAGATGAAACTTCTCGCAAAATTCACAAAAACCCCGGTTCAATCGCATCCAACCGTCAACTTTACCCGTGTATACCTGACGGCAGGCTGCGGTAAAATCTATGGTTTTAAACCCAATTTCAACTTTGGTAGCAAATCTGTATTTTCATCACCGGCTTATCCCCATCACGTTGCCGGCAAAATCCAGGCAACCCCAAAGCCGCCTGGATTTCTTAGCTGATTACAGATAAAATCGCACGGTAGAGACAATCACACCGCTGCGGTTAGCACGCAAGGCTGCTCTTAAGAAAAAAGCTGTTTGATTGTGCAAAAGCTCCTCCCACCAATTACGGGGGACAAATGTGGGAAGAATCACTGTGGAAAAAACGTCTGGATGGCAATCTTCAAATTTATGGACAAATTCGACAATCGGCGAAATTGCACTGCGGTAAGGCGAATCCAAAATGATCAGTGGAATATTAGTTTGTAGGAGTTTCCAGTCTTCCAACAGTTCCTCTCGCTGTGTCGTCCCAACATCAACATGAATCGCCACAATCTCATCAGCAATGCTACAGGCATATTCCAAGGCTTCTAACGAGCCGCGATGTACATTTCCTACTAACACAATCGCTGGATTAAAAGCGATAGCACCTTTCGGTCTAGGGTTAGGAATAGGCCGCAACTGACGCGACCGCAGACGCCTTGCCACGTATCCATAGTGACGCCGAATTGCTAAAAATAAGCCCATAACGATTGGAATTGCCACCACCACAACCCAAGCGCCTAAAAGGAACTTTGTGAGTACAATCACGCCGAGAACAACTGCCGTTGTTAAAGCGCCTAAACTGTTCATCACAGCACTGAATTGCCAACCGGCAGACCGCTCTTTAAACCAGTGAACAACCATGCCGGCTTGTGAGAGGGTAAAAGACGTGAACACGCCAACTGCATACAGGGGAATGATTGCGCTGGTATTTCCTCTGAAAATTAGAACTAAAATGCCGGCACAAACGCTCAGTAAAATGATGCCATTAGAGTACACCAAGCGATCGCCTAAAAGGGCTAATTGCCGAGGTAAAAATCCATCACGGGCGAGGAAATAACATAACCGAGGAAAGTCAGCGAAGCTAGTATTTGCTGCCAATAGTAAGATCAGCAGCGTTGTAGTTTGCAAGAAGTAATATAGCGGCCCACGGCCCAAAATCTCGCGACTCAATAGAGAAACCGCTGTTTCTCCCTCGTGCGGGACAATATGATAAGCGTGGGCAAGATAAGTAATGCCTAGAAACATGAATGCCAAAAGCACGCCCATGTAGCCCAAAGTAATGCGGGCATTTTTCCACTCTGGGGGTTTAAAGGCTAAGATGCCATCTGAGATTGCTTCTACGCCGGTGAGTGCGGCACAGCCGGCTGAAAATGCTCGCAAAACTAAAAATAAACTAATGCCTTCCGTTGCTTGAATGACAGTCTCGGTATTCGTAATTCGGCCCGTAAATTGGTTAAACAAACCTACAAGAATGAGTAATCCAATAGAGACGACAAAGGTGTAAGTGGGAATTACAAATAATTGGCCTGATGCCCTGACACCTCGTAGATTGGCGACCATTAGTAAGAAAATGAAAATCAGACACAGTAATTCTGTGTAAGGTTTCAACGTAGGAAATGCTGAGGTGAGGGCAGCCGTGCCGGCAGAGATACTGACGGTTACCGTCAAGATATAATCAATCATCAGTGAGCCGGCGGCAATCAATCCTGGCACCAGTCCTAAATTTTCCCGCGCCACGATGTAAGAACCACCGCCTTTGGGATAGGCGCGAATCGTTTGCTGGTAGGACAGCACCACTACCACAAGCAGCAGCACGATCGCACCGGCAATGGGCAAAGACCAAGTCAGCGCTGCACTGCCAGCTGCGATCAGCACCAAAAGAATCTCCTCAGTCGCATAAGCCACGGAGGAAAGCGCATCCGAGGCAAGCACCGCCAAGCCGGCAGCGTTACTCAAGCGTTCTTCCTCAGAAGCACTCGTCGGTAAAGGATCGCCGACTAACCATCGTTTGAGTTGAAAGTAGAAGGACATAAACAATGCACCGTTCTAAGCAATAGGCTGTACGCTATAATATCTCCCCTTGCCCATCACGGATTGTCTATTATTTAGGACGAAAAATTTTTTGCTATAAAAACTTGCAGGTCTTTAAAACATCCAACTTTTTTTTGGTAGGAGAATTTCTCTCTGTAAAAACGTGCCGAGATTTAAAACATTCAACCCGCCTAAGCTTTGGGAATAGAGGGAACGAATCAAATAAAAAAAGCTCCTCAGAATAACTGAGAAGCCGGCAAACAAACACAATATATTGGGTGAAATTCTAACTTCCGCCAATCACCGGGGCAACAAGCACCGGCAGATCCGCTAAGGGTGCCGGTTGTAGCGCCACCGGCTTAGAATGCGGCTTCTGCGCTAGCGTTGGCACCGAATCTCTCAGTCGCGCCGTTAGCTGCACGATCGTTGCATCATAAACCTGAGTCAGAATCTTGGGATATAAACCAATCCCAATAATCGGCACCAACAGAGAAGCAATGATAAACACTTCTCGCGGTTCCGCATCCACCAAAACCTCGTGGCTGACGAGTTCTTTATTTTCTGGGCCGTAGAAAATCTCACGCAGCATCGACAGCAAGTAAATCGGAGTTAGAATCACCCCAACCGCTGCCAAAAATACCACGATCACCTTAAACGTTGAGCTATAGGCATCACTGGTTGCAAAGCCTACAAATACCATCAACTCCGCCACAAAACCGCTCATCCCTGGCAGTGCTAAAGACGCCAGAGAACAAGCCGTCCACATCGCGAAAACCTTCCGCATCTTCTGCCCAACGCCCCCCATTTCATCTAGCATCAGGGTGTGCGTTCGGTCATAGGTGGCTCCCACCATAAAGAAGAGACTTGCCCCAATTAGCCCGTGGGAAACCATTTGCAGCATTGCCCCACTCGTTCCTAGGTCGGTAAAAGAACCTAGCCCAATCAGAACAAACCCCATGTGGGAAATCGAAGAGTAAGCAATCTTGCGTTTTAAGTTTCGCTGGGCAAAGGAAGTCAGGGCGGCATAGATAATATTGACAACCCCCAGAATCACCAGCACCGGCGCAAACACCGCATGAGCATCTGGAAGCATCCCGGCATTCATGCGAAACAGCGCATAACCGCCCATTTTCAACAGAATGCCGGCAAGCAACATATGTGCCGGTGCCGTCGCCTCCCCGTGGGCGTCAGGCAGCCAAGTGTGCAGCGGAAAAATTGGCAGCTTTACCCCGTAGGCGATTAAGAAGCCCCCATAAAGCCACAACTGCAGGTTCATGGCGTAATCTTTGTTGGCAATCGCCCGCATATCAAACGTTACGGTATCCCCGTAAAACGCCATCGTTAAGGCTGCCAACAGGATAAACAGCGAACCCCCCGCCGTGTAGAGAATAAACTTCGTTGCCGCATATTGCCGCTTCTTGCCGCCCCAAATCGCCAGAATTAGGTAAACCGGCACCAATTCCAGTTCCCAAACTAGGAAAAACAGCAGCATATCCTGAACGGCAAACACCGCAATCTGGCCCCCATACATGGCCAGCATCAGGAAATAAAACAGCTTCGGCTTCAGCGTCACCGGCCAAGCGGCGAGAATTGCCAGGGTTGTAATAAAGGCAGTCAACAAAATCAGCGGCATTGACAGCCCATCGGCACCCACCGACCAATTCAAATCGAGTTGCGGCACCCAAGCATAGCTTTCTACCAGTTGCAACTCAGGATTGCTCAAATCGTACTGGCTGTAGAAAGCGTAAACCGTTACGGCTAAATCAATCAGCCCCACAATCAGGGCGTACCATCTCACCGTTTTACCATCTTTGTCCGGGATCACGGGAAGCAGCAGCGCTGCCGTGATTGGAAACAAGATGATAAATGTGAGCCAGGGAAAATCAGCTAAATTCATAATTGCAAATTGTTAATTGGCAATTGAGCAATGAGCCAGAATGCGGCAATATCCACATCCTTAGCTTGCCTCCGCGAAGCGGTGGGATTGGGAATCGGGCATTGGTTGGATTGTTTACCATGCCCTATGCCCAATTCCCCATGCCCGACTATCAACTTACTCCAAAGACAATCACGATTCCTAAAACAGCCCCAAATACTATCAGGGCGTAGAATTGAGCGCGGCCCGTTTCAAAGTATTTCAGCCCTTCGCCACTCAATACTGTAATTAAACCTGTGAGGTTCACAGCACCATCAACAACTCGATAGTCCACTTCCATCACTTGCCGCGCTAACCGGCGGCTACCTTTGACGAAGAGGAAATCGTAGATGTTATCGAAATACCACTTGTTGAGCGACAGCTTGTAGAGTGGTTGGATTGTTTTGGCGATTGCTGCGGGGTCAATCTTGCGACTCAGATACATCAGAGAAGCGAGGGTGATGCCAATCAAAGCAATCCCGACAGAACTGCCGCCCATGATCAGGAATTCGTTTAAATTGAATTCCTCTGCGTGTTCGAGTGCCGGTGTTCCATGCAATGCTTCCACAGCCGCCATGACGGTTGGGGGATGGATAAACTCCTCAAAGTAATTTGCAAAGGGAGTTCCCAGCAAACCAATCAGGACAGAAGGCACTGCCAACGCCATCAGGGGGAACGTCATCGTTAGCGGTGACTCGTGAGGAAATTCACTATGACCGTGATGGGCATGAGGGTCGCTGTCATGTTCCAATTCCTTGGGGTTCATCGCTCCTGGCCCAAAAGCCGGCTGCAGTTCTTTGCCGCTTTCTGCAAGCAACTGGTTGCGAATCTGCTGATCATTACCCCGGAATTTCCCTTCAAATGTCGAGAAATACATCCGGAACATATAGAAGGCGGTAATGCCGGCAGTCACCCAGCCAACGCCCCACAGAAATGGATTTACGGCAAAGGTAGAACCTAAGATTTCATCCTTAGACCAGAAGCCGGCAAATGGCGGAATCCCGCAGATCGCCAAGGTTCCAATCAAAAAGGTGGTGGCTGTCACCGGCATATGTTTCCGCAAACCTCCCATCAGGCGCATATCCTGCGCCAAGACGGCATCATGACCCACAACGCCTTCCATGCCGTGAATTACTGAGCCAGAGCACAGGAACAGCATGGCTTTGAAGTAAGCGTGGGTCATTAGGTGAAACAAGCCGGCTCCATAAGCTCCCACTCCCATTGCCATCACCATATAGCCGAGCTGGGAGATGGTTGAGTAAGCTAAGCCTTTTTTAATGTCGTTTTGAGTAATCGCAATCGTCGCCCCTAAAAAGGCTGTGAAAGCGCCGGTGTAAGCGATTACATCCATTGCCACCGGCACGCCTTCAAACACTGGGTACATCCGGGCGATCAAAAAGACGCCGGCTGCAACCATTGTTGCGGCGTGAATCAAGGCTGAAATGGGTGTTGGGCCTTCCATTGCGTCTGGCAGCCAGACTTGCAGGGGAAATTGCGCTGATTTGGCGACCGGCCCTAAAAAGACCAGAATTGCAAATAAGGCAGCCAAACCACCACTTAAGGCACCAGACTGCACCAAATCTTGCAATCGTGCACCGATCTCGTTGAATTCAAAGCTGCCGGTGCTCCAATAGAGTGCCAGAATTCCCAGCAGCAAACCAAAGTCACCCACGCGGTTTGTGACAAACGCCTTCTGGCAAGCATCCGCCGCCGCTTTTCGGTCATACCAGAACCCGATCAGCAGGTATGAACACATACCGACCAGTTCCCAGAAAATATAAACTTGTACCAGATTTGGGCTAACCACCAGACCCAACATCGAGGAGCTAAACAAGCTCAGGTATGCGTAGAAGCGCACATACCCCGGATCGTGAGCCATGTAGCCATCTGTATAAACCATTACCAAAAAGGCTACGGTTGTCACGATGACCAACATCAGAGAGGTCAGGGGGTCAATCGTGTAGCCCATCCGCAGGTGGAAATCTCCCGCTGCAGCCCATTCCAAGGTATAGAGATAGGGTTCATGACCTTGAATTTGACTCCAGAGCAGCGCAAAGGAAAAAACCATTGCTGCTCCTAGCAAGGAGACTATAAACACAGCATTCAACTGCCGCAGACGGTTGGTTAACCCATTAAAAGAAATTAAGCCCAGGCCAACCACCATTGCCCCTAATAGAGGCAGGACTGGAATCACCCAGGCATACTGATAGATTGGTTCCATCACTGAACGCCTACTTTAAGTTTCTTTACTCATTTGGCAGAATTGTTTACATTGTGACATACGGTGCGCGGCTACGACTGGGGATTATAATGATTTAAAATTCAGTCAAATAGACAGTCGCTTAACATTTTTGTTTGACTACTGCAAGTAAAAAGATCACTTTTAAAAATTGGCATAGGGCAATCTTGTAGTGACTTACCATAAGCGAGGGGATGATATGCTACTCCCCACCGGCATAGCTTAGTTAGTCCGAAATGGTGAAATAGAAGATTGCATGGGATAGGCTGTTCACCACATTTCTCCCCCTCTTCCCTAGTCCCATGCCCGATGCCCCTACCTTTAGGTAGGCGAAGCCTTGACCCATGCCCCATGCCCCTACCTTTAGGTAGGCGAAGCCTTGACCCATGCCCCATGCCCCATGCCCCATGCCCCTCCATAGAAAAACCCCACCAAGACTTTGCTCCAAGTGGGGTTGTTGAAACTCGACGAGATCAGACACTTTTTCTAGGCAGAATAAGGATGGCGCTCCTGTGCCGGCTGCAGACAAAGGGTTTTAGAATGTTTTGCGTAGTTGAGGGCGATCGCTTCTAGCGCCATCCGCAGATCGTCTCGTCCGTTAAAACCATCGAGTCGATGCCGCACTTTGCCTTCTTCAAACAGGATCAACGTCGGCAAAGTCGTAAGTCGGTAAGTGTTTGCTACTTTTAAACTTTCGTCAGCATTAAATCCAACAATTTTGAGGTGATCGCCCCACTCTGCCTGATAGCGCATCAAGATGGGGTTAATCATTCGGCACAGGCCGCACCAGGGTGCCCAAAAATGAACTAAAACAGGAGTGGAAGATTCTAAAACTTCTTGTGTAAACGCCCGCTCACTAATAGTTGACAGCAGCATGATTCCTCAAGATTTATTTCTGTTTACTATCGGCTTTGGGATCATGCTACCGCTAATTGGGATCATCTGGACAACTGAATTCGTAACGTTTGCGGCGAATTTTACCAGCCGGCACTGGCTGTTACTCGGATTAACAGGGGATGCGCCCACCATAGCAGCAGGATGAAGCCGGTGACGCCTAGGTACGACGGACGGACAAACTCCCGCCACTCAAAGGTTTGCCGGCCTTGGAGAATCGCTAAAAAGGGGGTAATCGAAGTGCGAGATTTAACGGCTTCAAACGCGTCTCCGTAACGACTGGCAAGCCGGCGATCCCCATGCCACACTCCAAAGATATGGTGCAGGATCAAACCGATGGAAGTGACGAGGGTAAAAGAGGTGCCGATCCAGAGTGTGTGGGCAATACACCAAATGATCTGTCCTACCATCTGGGGGTGCCTGGTGACGCGGATGATGCCGGTTTCGTAGAGGTGAACTTGGGGCTTAGTCACCGCTGCGATTTCTAAGAGGTTAAAGGTTGCTGGGTAGAGAAAAAAGAAAGAAATTGCCGAGAGTACCCATACTGCCGGCTGCACTCCTCTGACTCCCTGCACCTGCCACAACTGCCAGCCGTCATATCGATGATTAAAGAAATAGACAATTAGCACCACGGCTAAAGGCAAGCTCACCAGGGCGAACAAGACGCGGTAAAGCCTCGCCCCTAGGCGTTTTTCTCCCCAAGGACGCAAGCCGGCTAAACCGCTGTGAGCGATCGCAAAACCCAGCAGCAGTCCCAGCATGATCAAATGGCTCGTCGTTAGCCCATTAAAAGACATCGCACTCACTCAATCGAAAAAATAAAATACAATCAGCACGACTTACAGGTTGGGGTCAGTTGGTTAATTCCTGATACATTCAGAAGAGTCCAGTTGTACCCACTTCTAGATATTGTGCAAGTCAGGTAAATCTTAGTACAACTGGTCAAGGTTGCAGTTGAAAGATTCTGGATATCTTCTTCTGAGCCACTAATTTCTTTGTGCTTGGACTTTGACCCCCATCGTCACAAACGATTTAAAGGGACGTGTACCCTGTTGTGCTACTGTCGTTGTGTTAGAAGCACCAAAACATACTGGGCCACTTAATCACTCAGTCCGCATCCGTTGAATCGGTTGGCTGCCTCAAGGCTCCTTTCCCCTTTCAGGTTTAGCGATATGTCCGACCTTCCTTTCACGTTAGATCAGTTACGCATCCTCAAAGCAATCGCCGCTGAGGGCAGTTTTAAACGGGCCGCTGATAGCTTATATGTCTCACAGCCGGCTGTCAGTCTGCAAGTGCAAAATTTAGAGCGGCAGTTGGATGTACCATTGTTTGATCGGGGGGGCCGGCGTGCCCAACTGACAGAAGCAGGGCACCTACTTCTCAGCTACGGGGAAAAGATTTTGACGCTTTGCCAGGAAACCTGTCGAGCGATTGAGGATCTGCAAAACCTTCAAGGCGGCACCCTGATTGTTGGCGCTTCTCAGACAACAGGGACTTATCTTCTGCCTCGCATGATTGGGATGTTCCGGCAACGCTATCCCGATGTGGCGGTACAATTGCACGTTCACTCAACTCGGCGCACCGCGTGGAGTGTGGCCAATGGTCAAATTGATTTGGCCATCGTCGGCGGTGAAATTCCCCCAGAATTGCAAGAATCTTTAGAAGTTGTGCCTTATGCCGATGAT
Protein-coding sequences here:
- a CDS encoding APC family permease; protein product: MSFYFQLKRWLVGDPLPTSASEEERLSNAAGLAVLASDALSSVAYATEEILLVLIAAGSAALTWSLPIAGAIVLLLVVVVLSYQQTIRAYPKGGGSYIVARENLGLVPGLIAAGSLMIDYILTVTVSISAGTAALTSAFPTLKPYTELLCLIFIFLLMVANLRGVRASGQLFVIPTYTFVVSIGLLILVGLFNQFTGRITNTETVIQATEGISLFLVLRAFSAGCAALTGVEAISDGILAFKPPEWKNARITLGYMGVLLAFMFLGITYLAHAYHIVPHEGETAVSLLSREILGRGPLYYFLQTTTLLILLLAANTSFADFPRLCYFLARDGFLPRQLALLGDRLVYSNGIILLSVCAGILVLIFRGNTSAIIPLYAVGVFTSFTLSQAGMVVHWFKERSAGWQFSAVMNSLGALTTAVVLGVIVLTKFLLGAWVVVVAIPIVMGLFLAIRRHYGYVARRLRSRQLRPIPNPRPKGAIAFNPAIVLVGNVHRGSLEALEYACSIADEIVAIHVDVGTTQREELLEDWKLLQTNIPLIILDSPYRSAISPIVEFVHKFEDCHPDVFSTVILPTFVPRNWWEELLHNQTAFFLRAALRANRSGVIVSTVRFYL
- a CDS encoding NAD(P)H-quinone oxidoreductase subunit 4 — its product is MNLADFPWLTFIILFPITAALLLPVIPDKDGKTVRWYALIVGLIDLAVTVYAFYSQYDLSNPELQLVESYAWVPQLDLNWSVGADGLSMPLILLTAFITTLAILAAWPVTLKPKLFYFLMLAMYGGQIAVFAVQDMLLFFLVWELELVPVYLILAIWGGKKRQYAATKFILYTAGGSLFILLAALTMAFYGDTVTFDMRAIANKDYAMNLQLWLYGGFLIAYGVKLPIFPLHTWLPDAHGEATAPAHMLLAGILLKMGGYALFRMNAGMLPDAHAVFAPVLVILGVVNIIYAALTSFAQRNLKRKIAYSSISHMGFVLIGLGSFTDLGTSGAMLQMVSHGLIGASLFFMVGATYDRTHTLMLDEMGGVGQKMRKVFAMWTACSLASLALPGMSGFVAELMVFVGFATSDAYSSTFKVIVVFLAAVGVILTPIYLLSMLREIFYGPENKELVSHEVLVDAEPREVFIIASLLVPIIGIGLYPKILTQVYDATIVQLTARLRDSVPTLAQKPHSKPVALQPAPLADLPVLVAPVIGGS
- a CDS encoding NAD(P)H-quinone oxidoreductase subunit 5, with amino-acid sequence MEPIYQYAWVIPVLPLLGAMVVGLGLISFNGLTNRLRQLNAVFIVSLLGAAMVFSFALLWSQIQGHEPYLYTLEWAAAGDFHLRMGYTIDPLTSLMLVIVTTVAFLVMVYTDGYMAHDPGYVRFYAYLSLFSSSMLGLVVSPNLVQVYIFWELVGMCSYLLIGFWYDRKAAADACQKAFVTNRVGDFGLLLGILALYWSTGSFEFNEIGARLQDLVQSGALSGGLAALFAILVFLGPVAKSAQFPLQVWLPDAMEGPTPISALIHAATMVAAGVFLIARMYPVFEGVPVAMDVIAYTGAFTAFLGATIAITQNDIKKGLAYSTISQLGYMVMAMGVGAYGAGLFHLMTHAYFKAMLFLCSGSVIHGMEGVVGHDAVLAQDMRLMGGLRKHMPVTATTFLIGTLAICGIPPFAGFWSKDEILGSTFAVNPFLWGVGWVTAGITAFYMFRMYFSTFEGKFRGNDQQIRNQLLAESGKELQPAFGPGAMNPKELEHDSDPHAHHGHSEFPHESPLTMTFPLMALAVPSVLIGLLGTPFANYFEEFIHPPTVMAAVEALHGTPALEHAEEFNLNEFLIMGGSSVGIALIGITLASLMYLSRKIDPAAIAKTIQPLYKLSLNKWYFDNIYDFLFVKGSRRLARQVMEVDYRVVDGAVNLTGLITVLSGEGLKYFETGRAQFYALIVFGAVLGIVIVFGVS
- a CDS encoding thioredoxin family protein, which codes for MLLSTISERAFTQEVLESSTPVLVHFWAPWCGLCRMINPILMRYQAEWGDHLKIVGFNADESLKVANTYRLTTLPTLILFEEGKVRHRLDGFNGRDDLRMALEAIALNYAKHSKTLCLQPAQERHPYSA
- a CDS encoding NnrU family protein codes for the protein MSFNGLTTSHLIMLGLLLGFAIAHSGLAGLRPWGEKRLGARLYRVLFALVSLPLAVVLIVYFFNHRYDGWQLWQVQGVRGVQPAVWVLSAISFFFLYPATFNLLEIAAVTKPQVHLYETGIIRVTRHPQMVGQIIWCIAHTLWIGTSFTLVTSIGLILHHIFGVWHGDRRLASRYGDAFEAVKSRTSITPFLAILQGRQTFEWREFVRPSYLGVTGFILLLWWAHPLLIRVTASAGW
- a CDS encoding LysR family transcriptional regulator, which translates into the protein MSDLPFTLDQLRILKAIAAEGSFKRAADSLYVSQPAVSLQVQNLERQLDVPLFDRGGRRAQLTEAGHLLLSYGEKILTLCQETCRAIEDLQNLQGGTLIVGASQTTGTYLLPRMIGMFRQRYPDVAVQLHVHSTRRTAWSVANGQIDLAIVGGEIPPELQESLEVVPYADDELALILPVFHPLTKIDPIQKEDLYKLQFITLDSQSTIRKVIDQVLSRCGIDTRRLKIEMELNSIEAIKNAVQAGLGAAFVSISAIEKELQMGVIHRAPIEEVVVKRMLSVIYNPNRYRSKAAEAFSREILPQFATQGLEKHLIPTLPVESNALETASPNSTGS